AACTTCTTCACCGGCGCCCATAACTTCCATTCCAACTGCGAATTTCTGCCGGTCGATTCCTTTGAAAAATCCTGCCGCATGGTTCTTGAGATTGCCAAACTGGTATGCAAGCGCGGGTAAGCTAATAGTGACGCGATGCATTCCGAAGGATAATGTAAAGTATTACTCTGCCGGGGCGGCAGATAATAAGGACAATCGCACCGCTGTGTGTGAGAGCCAAATAAGCAGAGGACGCATATGCGCTCTCTGCTTATTTGGCTCCCCGTGTGTATGCCGCTAATTTTCAGTTTCAGAGAAATCTGGCAGCCCCTATCCCCAGCAAGGTAGCAGTAAAGCCAATCAGGACATTAAGTCCGGCATTATAAAAAGCGCGCAGCATATCCGCTTCCTGCAGCAAGCGAATCGTTTCGTAGCTAAACGATGAGAAGGTTGTCAGCCCGCCCAAAAACCCTACGGCAATGAACAGCCGCCAATAGGGACCGATTATGAGTCTCTCTGTCGTCAGTGTCATAAAAACGCCAATAATAAAACACCCGACAACATTGACCATCAGCGTGCCATAAGGAAAATCCGCGCCAAACCGCGCAGCGGCCCAGCCAGACGTCAGATAGCGGGCCACCGAGCCAATGGCTCCTCCGATTGCTACCACTAGTATTTCCATCAACTTTTCACCCCCATTTGTGACAATGATTCGCTGTATTTAGCGCTACGGGTGTATAAGGAAGCCGGGCAAACGCTACAAAAAACAGACTCCTACCACGTCAGTGGTAGGAGTCATTACCGTTTGCACGGGGTTTAAGGCGAACTCCATCGCCGATATTGTAATACAGACTTATTATACCAGCCTGGCGCATGCAGCGTCAATAAAGACCAGCTATCTGGATGATTCCTTCATTAGGGTGAGGGGCGATCGCCACTAAACATTCAATTCGTTTAATTTTGTTTAATTTTCTATATTCTGTGGAATTCATTTGATTTGCTGCGAAAATCACGGTAAAATTTTAAGAAAAAGCGGGGGGAGGTAACGATGGAGAAATGGCTGCATGCAAGGATTGCTGATTCGAATTGCCGGAGACAATTTGGGGAACCCTCTTAGGACAAGAAGCATGAGAATTCATAAGGAGATGATTCCGATGAGCATACAGTATTTGAAAAATATCGAACCGGAGCAAGCTCTGGAATTGACGAAACTGGTGGAATATCAGCAGGGGCAGATCGTCAGCCGGACTTTGGCCCAAAATAAGGCCGTGAGCATCACTCTCTTTGCCTTTGATAAAGAGGAAGAAATCAGCACTCACGCTTCGGACGGCGATGCCATGCTGACCGTCCTCGATGGAAACGCCAGGATTACCATTGGGGAAAAAGTCCACTCTCTGACACAGGGGCAAACGATTGTAATGCCGGCCCAAATCCCCCACGCGGTAGCCGCAGCGGACCGGTTCAAAATGATGTTGACCGTAGTGTTTCCCAAGCCGGCAGAAAAGGAATCCTGAATCTAATCCATTTGTTGAATAGATAACTAGCATAGGCCAAACGTATAGACAAATATGACGAGTTAAATGGCAGGCCGGAAAAGGCAATTTACAACAGAGCGTTGGACAAGGCGGGCCGCGCAAACTCAGATGCGCCTTCAAATATATGGGGCTTTACGGTATGATCGAAGTGGCCTTGCTTGCCGATATTCATGAAGGAAGCTCTCGAATTTGACCGGGAAATTCAGGATAATCAGGACTTTGTGCTTAAAAGCTGTTGCCCATTGTGGATCGCTCTCATTCGAAAATCCTATAAAGAGACGATCCCTCATGTCCCGCCGTCCGTTTCGCCGATGGTTGCGTGCGGCCGCTCCATAAGAAATCCACCCGGAGGCCAAAACTGTATTCATCGGGCCCTGTCTTGCAAAAAAGGCTGAAGCCCGCGAGCCGGATATCGCCGGTGCAGTGGACTATGTCCAGACCTTCGTAGGCTCACTCAATCACTTCCGATTTCTAGGCCCCCCGAATCGCATAAACAATGATGGCGAGTGCTGCTATTGCTAGCCTGTATACTGCAAATATAGCGAAATTATGTCTCTGGAGGTATTGGAGTAAAAACCCAATGCTGATAAGGCCCACGATAGTCGCTGTGATGGTTCCAACCAAAAACAGAGGATTGGCAATGTTATGTATAATGCCGGGAGTTTGCTTTAATGCTGCTCCAGCGATGATTGGAGTAGCCAGCAAAAAAGAAAACCTGGCGGCCGCCTCTCGTGTAAAACCTAACAGTCGTCCTGCAGTCATCGTAATTCCTGACCGGGATACACCGGGAATTAGAGCCAGCGCCTGGGCGACACCAA
This genomic interval from Acetonema longum DSM 6540 contains the following:
- a CDS encoding cupin domain-containing protein; protein product: MSIQYLKNIEPEQALELTKLVEYQQGQIVSRTLAQNKAVSITLFAFDKEEEISTHASDGDAMLTVLDGNARITIGEKVHSLTQGQTIVMPAQIPHAVAAADRFKMMLTVVFPKPAEKES
- the crcB gene encoding fluoride efflux transporter CrcB — encoded protein: MEILVVAIGGAIGSVARYLTSGWAAARFGADFPYGTLMVNVVGCFIIGVFMTLTTERLIIGPYWRLFIAVGFLGGLTTFSSFSYETIRLLQEADMLRAFYNAGLNVLIGFTATLLGIGAARFL